The Deltaproteobacteria bacterium genome segment TGGAGCCAAGCCTTTATATCGATATTTCAAGCCTTGATGAGGAGTTTTTGCGCATAATCGGCAAGGCCTCTACAGGGGAATTAAGAAAAGATGAAATAATCAGGCTCCTTGAAACAGAGGACCCCCTCGAAATGGAGGCCCTCTTTGCTGAAGCAAACACCATAAGGCAGGCCGGACTGAAGGATTTCTTCTGCATCCACGGTATTGTGGAGTTTTCCAATCACTGCGTCAGGGAATGCCATTACTGCGGATTGAGGAGAAGTTCGAAAGACGTGCCGAGATACAGGATGAGTGCTGAAGAGATCATAGCTTCCGTTCTTCATGCCGTTAACAATAAGGGTTATAAGCTCATTGTCCTGCAATCAGGCGATGACTTTTATTATACTGACGACATGCTTGCTCATATTATTAAAAAAATAAAGGCCCGATGTAAGGTCTTCATTTTTATCAGCGTCGGGGAGAGGGGGACCGGGAGTTACAAAAAACTGAAAAAAGCCGGCGCCAGCGGTGTTCTTTTCCGCTTTGAAACGTCCAATAAAAAGATTTATAACGCCCTTCATCCCGGCCAGTCACTCCATGAAAGACTCGGCCATTTAAAAGCCATGAAAGCAATGGGATATTATATTGCTTCAGGTTTTCTTATCGGCCTTCCAGGACAAACAGTGGAAGATATAGCCAATGACATTTTAACCATGAAGGAGTACGGCGTTAAGATGGTCAGCATAGGCCCCTTCGTTCCCGGTGAAGGGACGCCGCTTGCCGCCAGCCCGCCGGGGGATTCAAAAATGACGCTGAAAGTAACGGCCATTTCCAGGCTCTTAATGCCAAAGGCCAAAATCCCCGTAACAACGGCCCTTGAAACGATTGAGTCGGAAGAAGGAAGGCGAATGGGACTAAGTTCGGGCGCCAACTCACTCATGTTTAACCTGACACCGGACAAGTATCGGGGTGACTACAGGATTTATCCCAACAAATTTCACGGCAGGGAAGAGATGTGGGAAAAATACGGCCTCTACAAGGAAGAACTGAGTTACAAAATGCTTGAACAAAAGATGTTTGAAGCCTTCGAGGAGCAGGGAAATGGTTAAAACATTTATCGATGAAGAAAAGCTGAAAAACCTTTTAAAAGAGGGAAAAAACCCATCAGTTACCGAAATTGAAAGCATTCTTGAAAAAGGAAAAGCGCTCAAAGGCCTCTCCCTTGAGGAAACGGCAAAACTGATTGCCATTGACAAACCGGAATTAAAGGAAAAGCTCTTTCAAAGCGCCTCTTATATTAAAAACGCCATCTACGGCGATAGACTCGTCTTTTTCGCTCCTCTTTACCTTAGCAATTTTTGTATTAATGACTGCCACTATTGCGGCTTTCATGCCCGTAACGATGGGCCGCGAAAAAAATTAACACTCCCGGAAGTAAAAGAACAGGTAAGCCACCTCATCCACATGGGGCACAAACGTCTCCTCCTTGAATTCGGAGAAGATCCGCAAAATAACCCTATCGATTATATTGTCGATACGATCAGGCAGGTATATTCGGTAAAAGGGGAAAGAGGAGAAATCAGACGGGCCAATATTAACGTGGCGGCGACAACAGTAGAAAACTATAAATTAATCAGGGAATGCGGCATCGGCACATACCAGCTCTTTCAGGAGACCTATCACCGGAAAACCTATCATTCGCTCCACCCCAAAGGGCCCAAGAGTGATTATTTAAGGCAACTCTATGCCATGGACAGGGCCTTTGAAGCGGGCATTGACGATGTGGGCCTCGGTGTTCTTTTCGGCCTCTATGACTGGCCTTTCGAAGTTCTGGCGCTGCTTGCCCATACGGGCTATCTGCAGGACAAGTTTGGTGTAGGCCCTCATACGATCTCCATCCCCAGGTTCAGACCGGCTGCATCTGTCACGATGGAGGCCCCCTGCCCTGTCAGCGATGACGATTTTCTCAAACTGATCGCAATATTAAGAATCGCCGTACCCTATACAGGCATGATCATCACAACCCGCGAAAAACCGGAAATAAGGGAGATGGCTTTCCGTATCGGAATTACGCAGACAAGCGCCGCATCAAAGACCTCTCCCGGCGCTTTTGGCAAAGGTAACGGCAAAGATGTAGAGCAGTTTAAACTTTCCGATGTGAGATCACTCGACGAAATCGCCGTCAGCATTATGGAGCAGGGCTACACTCCCAGCTTTTGCACCGCCTGTTATCGAAAAAACAGGACAGGCGAAACCTTCATGGACCTTGCAAAACCGGGAGATATCCAGCAGTTCTGCGGTCCCAACAGTATTCTCACCCTCATGGAATACCTTGAAGACCATGCATCACCGGAAAGTAAAAAACTGGGTATTAAAATGATCAGTAAAGAACTGGGTGAAATAAAAAACAGGACAACCCGGAAAATGACGGAAGAAAGGATTGAAAGGATAAGGGGTGGAGAGAGGGATATCTATTTCTAGGAGCCTGTCGGGCTTAGGGCAAATCTACCGGGAAAAAGGGCTTTTTCTCGCTGCAATTTCCTAAGTCCCACAAAGGCCTATGACTCCTTTAAAGGCTTCTTTTCCATAAAGGTATGAAGACCGCATTCCGTCTTGGAAACACCCTTCCAGCGTCCTGAACGTTCATCATTTTTATTAGTGGGTAAAAAGGTGCAGGGCTCACAGCCAACACTGGGATAACCCTTCTCGAAAAGGGGGTGATGGGGAAGATTATTCTCTTCCATGTAATAAAAAGAATCCCTGGAAGTCCAATTAATAAGGGGATTGATTTTAAAAAGCCCCCCTTCATAGGCTTCAACCATATGGGCATCTCTTCTTGTCCTGGCCTGGGAACGCATAATACCGCTAATCCATGCCTTGAGACCTTTCAGGGAGCGTTTAATAGGC includes the following:
- the hydE gene encoding [FeFe] hydrogenase H-cluster radical SAM maturase HydE, which encodes MCLTIPAKVIAIKDASPDKPIRQIVVKDSKGEKELIAIMLPHIEVGDWVLYAFDAAVQKVSEEDAKEILELLEPSLYIDISSLDEEFLRIIGKASTGELRKDEIIRLLETEDPLEMEALFAEANTIRQAGLKDFFCIHGIVEFSNHCVRECHYCGLRRSSKDVPRYRMSAEEIIASVLHAVNNKGYKLIVLQSGDDFYYTDDMLAHIIKKIKARCKVFIFISVGERGTGSYKKLKKAGASGVLFRFETSNKKIYNALHPGQSLHERLGHLKAMKAMGYYIASGFLIGLPGQTVEDIANDILTMKEYGVKMVSIGPFVPGEGTPLAASPPGDSKMTLKVTAISRLLMPKAKIPVTTALETIESEEGRRMGLSSGANSLMFNLTPDKYRGDYRIYPNKFHGREEMWEKYGLYKEELSYKMLEQKMFEAFEEQGNG
- the hydG gene encoding [FeFe] hydrogenase H-cluster radical SAM maturase HydG; translation: MVKTFIDEEKLKNLLKEGKNPSVTEIESILEKGKALKGLSLEETAKLIAIDKPELKEKLFQSASYIKNAIYGDRLVFFAPLYLSNFCINDCHYCGFHARNDGPRKKLTLPEVKEQVSHLIHMGHKRLLLEFGEDPQNNPIDYIVDTIRQVYSVKGERGEIRRANINVAATTVENYKLIRECGIGTYQLFQETYHRKTYHSLHPKGPKSDYLRQLYAMDRAFEAGIDDVGLGVLFGLYDWPFEVLALLAHTGYLQDKFGVGPHTISIPRFRPAASVTMEAPCPVSDDDFLKLIAILRIAVPYTGMIITTREKPEIREMAFRIGITQTSAASKTSPGAFGKGNGKDVEQFKLSDVRSLDEIAVSIMEQGYTPSFCTACYRKNRTGETFMDLAKPGDIQQFCGPNSILTLMEYLEDHASPESKKLGIKMISKELGEIKNRTTRKMTEERIERIRGGERDIYF